The following is a genomic window from candidate division KSB1 bacterium.
GGGCATCGGGAGTCAATAATTTTCAATCGTATCCACAATACCCACGATGGAGGCATCGACTGGAGAAAGCGCATGGCGTAAAGGAAGCGAAGCTTCGCGCGCGGTGATGTAATACACGGTTTCGCCCTGGCCGGCACCGATGGTGTCGATGGCCACCAACGGCCCGCCGATATTTTTCATGAACCGATCCACCGGCTGGATAAGCTGCATTTTCGTTCCGACGAGGCTTTCGTCTTTGCGAGTCGCCCAGATAGTGCCAATCACACGCGCGAGGTACATGTAGGCTCAATTAAG
Proteins encoded in this region:
- a CDS encoding EutN/CcmL family microcompartment protein, with translation MYLARVIGTIWATRKDESLVGTKMQLIQPVDRFMKNIGGPLVAIDTIGAGQGETVYYITAREASLPLRHALSPVDASIVGIVDTIENY